A single genomic interval of Comamonas sp. 26 harbors:
- a CDS encoding HDOD domain-containing protein: MVQSALSSLTLGYRPLWGRARRLAGIQLYVHEDPGTSADLAHFLRSVDEIWSRQAPPLLISPQSRQVLCNLLEHAPQGSPWIEVRGDWLAQDEGIYALVQKAKARGLMLVWAGGLADVPDADAARCFASSLLSLPPEGASGIANSVREASAQASLPVKTADKPQAAPFFASPPLNLLNGQMYEGLQSLALAQACLDDYEAAAVAGWPVADTMQAYRLQQPQPSRDALFRLMKAIDKEQSLDVMEEILGSDPVLAYRFLLYTNSAALGLRRGVDSLRRGLVMLGLGTLERWLADQLPHACVEQDLVPLRTQVVLRAKLAEELIEAGVSLDLQREMYLCSLFSQLDLMLHEPVANILRRTPLNERIFDAIVTRSGPYAAVLQMSQALEGRDPAPIRQLREQEGWEAEDLNRMLLRMLSALKLGMPQLQS, encoded by the coding sequence ATGGTCCAGTCTGCTCTCAGTTCTTTGACACTTGGCTACCGGCCGCTCTGGGGTCGTGCGCGGCGTCTGGCGGGGATTCAGCTTTATGTGCATGAAGACCCCGGCACCAGCGCCGATCTGGCGCACTTTCTGCGCAGCGTGGATGAAATCTGGAGCCGGCAAGCGCCGCCGCTGCTGATATCGCCTCAGTCCCGCCAAGTTTTGTGCAATCTGCTCGAGCATGCGCCGCAGGGCAGTCCGTGGATTGAGGTGCGCGGCGACTGGCTGGCGCAAGATGAAGGCATTTACGCGTTGGTGCAAAAAGCCAAGGCCCGTGGGCTGATGCTGGTCTGGGCTGGCGGTCTGGCCGATGTGCCCGATGCCGATGCCGCCCGCTGTTTTGCCAGCAGCTTGCTGAGCCTGCCGCCTGAGGGTGCCAGCGGCATTGCCAATAGCGTGAGAGAAGCTTCTGCCCAGGCATCGCTGCCCGTCAAAACTGCAGACAAGCCACAAGCGGCTCCATTTTTTGCGAGCCCGCCGCTGAATCTGCTCAATGGGCAGATGTATGAGGGGCTGCAGAGTCTGGCGCTGGCGCAAGCCTGCCTTGATGACTATGAAGCCGCTGCCGTGGCGGGCTGGCCTGTGGCTGACACCATGCAGGCCTATCGCCTGCAGCAGCCCCAGCCGTCGCGCGATGCGCTGTTCAGGCTGATGAAAGCCATCGACAAAGAGCAGTCGCTTGATGTGATGGAAGAAATTCTGGGCTCAGACCCGGTGCTGGCCTATCGTTTTTTGCTCTATACCAACTCGGCCGCTCTGGGCCTGCGCCGCGGCGTGGATTCGCTGCGCCGTGGGCTGGTCATGCTGGGACTGGGCACACTGGAGCGCTGGCTGGCAGACCAGTTGCCCCATGCCTGTGTGGAGCAAGACCTGGTGCCGCTGCGCACCCAGGTGGTGCTGCGCGCCAAGCTGGCCGAGGAGCTGATTGAAGCCGGGGTGAGTCTGGACCTGCAGCGTGAGATGTATCTGTGCAGCCTGTTCTCGCAGCTGGATTTGATGCTGCACGAGCCGGTTGCCAACATCCTGCGCCGCACGCCGCTGAACGAGCGCATTTTTGATGCCATCGTCACGCGCTCCGGCCCTTATGCCGCCGTGCTGCAGATGAGTCAGGCGCTGGAAGGGCGCGACCCGGCCCCCATTCGCCAGTTGCGCGAGCAAGAAGGCTGGGAGGCTGAAGACCTCAATCGCATGCTGCTGCGCATGCTCAGCGCGCTGAAGCTGGGCATGCCCCAACTTCAGTCTTAA